The Nitrospirota bacterium genome window below encodes:
- the fliS gene encoding flagellar export chaperone FliS: MSVSNNPNAIAMYMAGNVTQSDPAQIIVLLYEGAIYRIGQALQEIEKQNTLASGIALYRALAIIGELRKSLNLEEGGEIARNLDRLYLHMHEELVKGHLAKQAQPLERVRTLLTDLNSSWRQVAVQVKTIIDAGAGAPPPPVMPAGLSAYAQPDTAPRLALKA; this comes from the coding sequence GTGAGCGTATCGAATAACCCCAATGCCATTGCGATGTATATGGCCGGCAATGTGACCCAGTCCGATCCGGCGCAGATCATCGTGCTGCTGTATGAGGGCGCGATTTATCGGATCGGGCAGGCCTTACAGGAGATCGAGAAGCAGAATACCCTGGCCTCGGGTATTGCCCTCTATCGAGCCTTGGCCATCATCGGCGAACTGCGCAAGTCGCTCAATCTCGAAGAGGGGGGCGAGATCGCACGGAACCTGGACCGACTCTACCTCCATATGCACGAGGAGTTGGTCAAGGGACATCTGGCGAAACAGGCACAACCGCTGGAACGGGTCCGTACCCTGTTGACCGATCTCAATAGCTCATGGAGGCAGGTAGCCGTTCAAGTGAAGACGATCATCGATGCCGGAGCAGGCGCACCGCCTCCTCCCGTCATGCCGGCCGGTCTCTCGGCTTACGCGCAGCCAGACACCGCTCCCAGGCTGGCACTCAAAGCCTGA